One segment of Candidatus Neomarinimicrobiota bacterium DNA contains the following:
- a CDS encoding PorV/PorQ family protein, which produces MKILFYTLLFAAVQLPQALYAGDPSSTGMAFLKLGVDAASTAMGGTGVSNSEGAVASYWNPAGLASAEESDVVISHQEWLAGSSNQYLGVSFPGSSYSFGLSLALSGVSDIERRDERPTAEPLGYFSANSIALSLSAAAGRGSGLQFGATAKLLYEKISFYTANGFAFDFGLIKSLNFHNIRTALVVKDVGGMSSLNIESTSLPARITAGISGRFNPRSTTSFSWAFDAGKYFESGTFIRLGGELNLNEILSLRGGYKRNSENSSGITAGIGITRNRYRFDYAYLPFDFNLGDTHQMSFGIGF; this is translated from the coding sequence GTGAAAATTTTGTTCTACACTCTGTTATTCGCCGCGGTTCAGCTGCCGCAGGCTCTTTATGCGGGTGATCCCTCATCAACCGGAATGGCGTTCCTGAAGCTCGGTGTCGATGCCGCTTCAACCGCTATGGGCGGAACCGGTGTTTCCAACTCGGAGGGGGCTGTCGCCTCGTACTGGAACCCGGCGGGATTGGCTTCCGCAGAAGAGTCTGACGTCGTCATTTCACATCAGGAGTGGCTCGCCGGTTCGAGCAACCAGTATTTAGGCGTCTCTTTCCCCGGCAGCAGTTACTCGTTCGGTCTGAGTTTAGCGCTGTCTGGAGTAAGCGACATCGAGCGGCGCGATGAACGTCCTACTGCGGAACCGCTCGGTTATTTCAGCGCCAACTCGATCGCGCTTTCACTCTCAGCCGCTGCCGGAAGGGGCAGCGGTTTACAATTTGGCGCCACAGCGAAACTACTCTATGAAAAGATCTCCTTTTACACGGCAAACGGATTTGCGTTCGACTTCGGTCTGATCAAGAGTCTGAATTTTCATAATATCCGCACGGCTCTTGTAGTCAAGGACGTCGGCGGGATGTCATCTCTGAACATTGAGTCAACCTCGCTGCCCGCGCGGATCACAGCCGGGATCAGCGGTAGGTTCAACCCCCGCTCAACCACATCCTTCAGCTGGGCTTTCGATGCCGGTAAATATTTCGAGTCGGGAACGTTCATCAGGCTCGGCGGTGAGCTGAACCTTAACGAGATCCTCAGCCTCCGCGGCGGTTACAAACGGAACTCGGAGAACTCGTCCGGCATCACGGCGGGAATCGGCATAACACGCAACCGCTACCGCTTCGACTACGCGTACCTCCCCTTCGACTTCAACCTCGGCGACACACACCAGATGAGCTTCGGTATAGGGTTTTAA